In the genome of Dermatobacter hominis, the window GCATCGCCTCCACCGGCAACCCGATCATCGGCGTCGCACCCGGCGGCGTGAGCGCCGGCGGGACCGGCCTGGCCCGCTCGGGCAAGGGCGCCGACGGGGCCCAGAACATCCTGGGCACCGCCAACGGCAAGGTCGGTGAGAAGGGCGGCAACACCGGCAACGCCGGCGACGGTGGCGGCCTCGGCGGCATCGCCGGCGTCAACGCCGCTCGCGGCGGCGGTGGCGGTGGCGGCGGCACCTCCAACGAGGCGGCCGGCGGCGCCGGCTCGGCCGGAGGGACCGCCTTCGGTGCCCTCGGCGACACCTTCGTCGGCGTCAACGCAGGCACCGGCGGTGCCGGTGGCATCGGCGCCGGTGGTGGCGGCGGTGGCAGCGGCTGGGCCAACGCCACCCGCTCCGGCGCCGGCGGCTCCGGCGGTGTCGGTGGCGGCGGTGGCGCCGGCGGTACCGGCGGCAGCGCCGGTGGCGGCTCGTTCGCCCTCTACTCCAACAACGCGACCATCACCGCTGACAACACCACGCTGACCACCGGCCTCGGCGGAACCGGTGGCACCGGTGGCACCGGTGGCACCGGTGGCAAGGGCGGCAACGGCGGTCCCGGCATGTCGGTCGGCGGCGTCGGCGGTGGCGGTGGCGGCGGCGGTGCCGCTGGCGGCCGCGGCGGCTCCGGCGGCGGCGGTGGTGCCGGCGGTCCGTCGATCGCGGCCTTCCACAACGGCTCCGGCACGCTGAGCGTCACCAACCAGACCAGCACCACCGGCGGCGGCGGTGCCGGCGGTGCGGGCGGCGCAGCAGGTGCCGGTGGTGCCGGTGGGACCGGCGGTGCCTTCGGCACGGGTGCCACCAACGGCGGCGCCGGCGTCAACGGCTCGACGGGCCAGCTCGGCAACGTCGGGTCCACCGGGAGCACCGGCGTGGCCTTCACCACGTGGGACAACGGGGTCACCGGCTGAGGGCCGGTGACGTGAGACCGGCCGGGGGTGCGGCGATCCCGCACCCCCGGCCCGGTCCGAGTTCGAAGCTCCCGCCGTCACCGGCGGGGAGCGGGCAGTGGAGATCGAAGCAGTGCGGAACGGGGATCAGGAGATGGGTGCGATGACCAGGAACGGGACGGGGCCCGGAGGGGCCCGGAGGAAGAGGGGGACGCCGGCGCTGGTCGCGCTCGTGGCTGCGGCGCTCGTCGCCGCGGTGCTGGCGATCATGCCGTTCGGCGCCGACGCGCAACCGGTGTCGAACCCGGGGCCGTTCAACATGAAGATCACCGGCGGCAACATGGCGATCAAGGAGACGTCGTTCGATCTGACGGCCAAGCCGCTGCCGGCGTGCTCCGACGCCGATGACAACGACGACGACGGGGCGACGGACTTCCCGGCGGACCCGCAGTGCACCGCCGCCAACGACAACAGCGAGCTCGCCTCGGGCTACCAGCCCAAGGAGGACACGACGATCGCGGGCACGATCACCGCGTCGGGCGCCGTCAGCGTGCCGCAGAGCGGCGTCTACTTCCCGCCGGCCTACCTCGAGGCATCGGGTGCGGTCATCACCGCGACCATCCAGCCGACGGCCGCGGCCACCGGCAACCTCAACCCGCTGACCGGTGTGGCCAACGTCAACGTCTCGGTCCGGGTCAAGCTGGAGGGCAGCCCCTCGGGCATCAGCCTCGGCAGCTCCTGCTACATCGGGCCGATCTCGCTGGCCCTGACGACCGGCACGACGAACCCGCCGGCGCCGAACACGCCGATCACCGGCGTGCCCTACGACGCCTCGACCGGCGTCGCCACGATGGTCAACAACTCGTTCAGCGTCCCGGGCGCCAGCGGCTGCGGCCCGCTCGGCCTCGCCAACGGCGAGCTCAACAGCCAGCTCGGCCTTCCGGCCGCGTCGGGCACCAACACGGCGGTCCTCATCGGCAGCGTCAACCCGATCATCGGCAAGGGCGTCAAGGCCGACTTCACCCCGTCGGTCACGACCGGCAGCGCGCCGCTGACCGTGAACTTCAACGGCACGACCTCGACCGCCGCCAAGACGATCACCAGCTACGCCTGGGACTTCGGCAACGGCCAGACCGGCACGGGCTCCACGGCCTTCACCACCTACAGCACGCCGGGGACCTACAACGCCAAGCTGACGATCACCGACAGCGACGGCGACGTCGACTCCAAGACCGTGCCGATCACCGTCAACGAGCCGCCGAACGCGCCGCCGATCGCGGCCATCGGCACCTCGGGCTCGTCCGGCAACGCGCCGTTCACCGTGAACTTCACCGGCAGCGGCTCGTCCGACCCCGACGGGACGATCTCCAGCTACGCCTGGGACTTCGGCAACGGCCAGACGGCCACCACGGCCGATGCCTCGACCACCTACAACTCGGCGGGCACGTACAACGCCACGCTGACGGTGACGGACAACAAGGGCGCGACCAACACGGCGACCCAGGTCATCACCGTGGCGCCGAAGCCCAACGTCCCCCCGACCGCCGTGGCCAACGTGGTCTCGATCGTCGGCACGGTCCCGATGACCGTCAACCTCTCGGGCGCGAGCTCGAGCGACTCGGACGGCACGATCTCGAGCTACGCATGGGACTTCGGCAACGGCCAGACGGCCACCGGCGTGACCACGCAGGTCACGTACACCACCGCCGGCACCTACACGGTCACGCTCGTCGTGACCGACAGCCAGGGCGGTACGGGCACCCAGACGGTGAACATCGACGTCTCGGAGAACCCGAACATCGCTCCGACGGCGGTGGCCGCGGCCACCCCGACGTCGGGCACCGCGCCGCTGTCCGTGAGCTTCGACGGCAGCGAGAGCTCCGACCTCGACGGCACGATCGTCAGCTACAGCTGGAACTTCGGCAACGGCCAGAGCGGCTCCGGGGTGACCGCGTCGGCGAGCTACACGATCCCCGGCACCTACGACGCCGTCCTGACGATCACCGACAACAGGGGGGCGACGAGCACGGCGCACACGACCGTCCTCGTCAACCGGCCGCCGAACCAGGCGCCGCTCGCGCAGGCCTCGGCCACGCCGTCGACCGGCACGGCACCGCTCCTGGTGCAGCTGAGCAGCGCCGGCTCGAGCGATGCCGACGGCGCCATCGTCAGCTACGCCTGGAACTTCGGTGACGGCCAGAACGGCACCGGGCCCTCCCCGACGCACGCCTACACCGCAGCGGGGACCTACACGGCGACGCTCACCGTCACCGACAACCAGGGGGCCACGGCGCTGAAGAGCACGACGATCACGGTCGTCGCACCGAACCAGCTGCCCACGGCGGTCATCCAGGCCTCGCCGACGGCCGGTCCCGCGCCGCTGCTGGTCAACCTCAACGGCGCCTCGTCGACCGATCCCGACGGCTCGATCGTCCAGTACACCTGGGACCTCGGCAACGGCCAGACGGCGACGGGGCCCACCACCTCGACGACCTACTCGGCGGCCGGCACCTACACCGTGAAGCTGACGGTGAAGGACGACAAGGGCGCCCAGCGCTCGGCCACCCAGGCCATCGTCGTGAGCGGTGCCAACGCCAAGCCCGTGCCGGCGCTGCTGGCGCTGCCCACCTCGGGCGTCGCACCGCTGCTGGTCACGGTCAACGCGACCGGTTCGGTCGATCCCGACGGCTCGATCGTGAGCTACCAGTGGGACTTCGGCAACGGTCAGACCGCCAACGGGCTGCTCAGCCAGGTCACCTACACCACGGCCGGCACCTACACGATCACCCTCACGGTGAAGGACAACAAGAACGCCACCTCCACGGCGACCGAGACCATCGTGGTCGACCCGCCCCAGACGGTGACCGACCGGGTCCGGATCCAGTTCAACGGCGCTCGCAACTACGCCTACGAGGGCCGGACGACCACGGGCAACCTCTACATCAACCGTGACGAGTTCGGCATCTCGAAGGTCGGCGGCAGCGCCGGCTACGTCGGCCCGGGCGGGTCCTCGGGCACGATCACCGTGGACCTGAACCGGTTCCTCTGGTTCAACTCCTTCCTCGGGACCGTGACGGTCAACGACTCGCAGAACGGGATCGGCAACCTGTCGTCGCAGGTCGTGTTCACGGCGCTGTCCAGCCCGTCGGCCAACTCCGCCCGACTGTCCGGGACCTGGTACCTGGGCGGCCAGTGGTGGGACCCGGCCTCGGCGTACGGCTTCGCCTTCACCATCGACGACAGGGCCTGAGCCGGGCCACCGGCCCCGGCAGCAGAGGAGGCAGCGACGTGTCCTTCCACCGTGCGAGGACGATCATCGCCGTGGCGCTCGCCGCGGTCGCGCTCGGCGCGACCGCGGCGTGCACGCCGCCGGCCGACGGCGGAGGCGGCGCGACGACCACGTCGACGACCACGACCGTCCCGGGCGGCAGCTCCGCGGTGACCAAGGTCGTCTCGGGGCGCCAGCACACCTGTG includes:
- a CDS encoding PKD domain-containing protein, producing the protein MTRNGTGPGGARRKRGTPALVALVAAALVAAVLAIMPFGADAQPVSNPGPFNMKITGGNMAIKETSFDLTAKPLPACSDADDNDDDGATDFPADPQCTAANDNSELASGYQPKEDTTIAGTITASGAVSVPQSGVYFPPAYLEASGAVITATIQPTAAATGNLNPLTGVANVNVSVRVKLEGSPSGISLGSSCYIGPISLALTTGTTNPPAPNTPITGVPYDASTGVATMVNNSFSVPGASGCGPLGLANGELNSQLGLPAASGTNTAVLIGSVNPIIGKGVKADFTPSVTTGSAPLTVNFNGTTSTAAKTITSYAWDFGNGQTGTGSTAFTTYSTPGTYNAKLTITDSDGDVDSKTVPITVNEPPNAPPIAAIGTSGSSGNAPFTVNFTGSGSSDPDGTISSYAWDFGNGQTATTADASTTYNSAGTYNATLTVTDNKGATNTATQVITVAPKPNVPPTAVANVVSIVGTVPMTVNLSGASSSDSDGTISSYAWDFGNGQTATGVTTQVTYTTAGTYTVTLVVTDSQGGTGTQTVNIDVSENPNIAPTAVAAATPTSGTAPLSVSFDGSESSDLDGTIVSYSWNFGNGQSGSGVTASASYTIPGTYDAVLTITDNRGATSTAHTTVLVNRPPNQAPLAQASATPSTGTAPLLVQLSSAGSSDADGAIVSYAWNFGDGQNGTGPSPTHAYTAAGTYTATLTVTDNQGATALKSTTITVVAPNQLPTAVIQASPTAGPAPLLVNLNGASSTDPDGSIVQYTWDLGNGQTATGPTTSTTYSAAGTYTVKLTVKDDKGAQRSATQAIVVSGANAKPVPALLALPTSGVAPLLVTVNATGSVDPDGSIVSYQWDFGNGQTANGLLSQVTYTTAGTYTITLTVKDNKNATSTATETIVVDPPQTVTDRVRIQFNGARNYAYEGRTTTGNLYINRDEFGISKVGGSAGYVGPGGSSGTITVDLNRFLWFNSFLGTVTVNDSQNGIGNLSSQVVFTALSSPSANSARLSGTWYLGGQWWDPASAYGFAFTIDDRA